The genomic window AACCGGGGAGATTCGGGAAGCTCCGGGATCAAAAGGCCCGATTCGAAGCGAGCGAAGCGGCCTTGCCAGACATCAAGGCAGGACGATGCGCCCGAAGCTTCCAGAAACGTCTGGAAGGTGGGGTCGGTGATCGAAAACCAGGGGGGGCCGTGATCAAAGGAGAGCCCGTCCATCGACCGGGTCGAGGCGCGGCCTCCGGGGCGCCGCCCTTTGTCGAGAACGACGACGGAGTGCCCGCACTCACGCAACCGACGGGCGGCGGTCAGCCCGGCAATCCCAGCCCCGATGATCCCGAAACGCTTGGGCATGAGTCGATTTCTCTCGGATCAACGGAGCGTCATCAATCCGAGGCGGTCGAGGACCTCTGGAATCTCGGACTTGAAGCGGAAGAAGCCGGCGGTGGCAAAGGGCCAGAAGGCGTCATCCCACTCCTTGCGGAGCACGGCGAGCGTGATGCCAGCCTCTCGAAGCGGCTCGCGGAGTGCATCGACCCGCTCTCGGGCGGGCCCCTGGGGAGACTCGGCGGTGACGATCCGGTCGATGCCGTGCCGCTTCGCCCAGTTGAGGACCGGTTCGAGCCAGTCGCCGATCGGGTCGAGGCGATCGGTCGGGGCGTCGAAGACCCGAGCGGCGCGATCGAGGGCGTCGTCCATCGCTCCGTGGGTAAAGGCACGCGGCAAGGGGCCGACGGGCATCGGCGAGCGGTCGTCGAGGTTGACGATTCCGGCAAGGGCCACGACCTGATCGGGGTCGAGGCCGAGGGTGGTGGGATCGAGGTCGTCCTCGGTCACGAGCAGACCGACCGGGCCCTGGCCGGGGCGATCGGCCGGAGGCAACGGTCGGGGGCGAGGGGGAGGAGGGCCGGGGATCGGCTCGGCGGTCGTCGTAAATCGCTCGGTGGGACGGAACCGACCGGACGTGAAGCGGGCAATATTCCCGGCGCTGGCCAGATAGGTTTTCCCCTGCGTCTGAAGCCCGGCCACCCATCGCCAGGAGAGGGTGTTCGAGGCCGGGTCGCCGTCGAGGAGGTGGCGGAGGAAGAAGTCGGCCCCAAGGGCCCAGGGAAGACGCAGGGTGAAGATCCAGAGGCTCGCGAACCACATGCGGGCATGGTTGTGCAGATAGCCGGTCGAGATCAATTCGTCGGCCCAGTGATCGAGGCATTCGATGCCGGATCGGCCGGAGATGGCGGCCTCCCAGCGATCGCGGAGGCGGCGGTCGCGCTCCAGCTCCGCGAGAAGGTCAACGACGTCGGACCGGTAGGATCGCCAGACTCCCGGCCGGAGTTCGAGCCAACCTTTCCAGTAGGTCCGCCAGCAGACCTCCTGGACGAATTTCTCGGCCTGAGCGAGAGAATACCGCTCCAGCACCTCGCCGATGACTTCCTCTTCCCGAACGAGGCGATGACGGAGGTACGGGGAGAGGGTGGAAACGTGAGAATGCTTGCCCGGGCCTTCGTCGAAATTGCGGGAATCGGCATACGCCCTGCCGGCGCGGGGCAGAAAGGCGTTGAGGCGGCGGAGGCCCTCGGCGCGGGTCGGGGTCCAGGGGGACGAAGCAGAGGCGTCGGCCATCGACGATTTCTCAACAACAGCGGCATCGGGTCCCGGGCGGGAGATGTCTCCCGATACCCTAGGCACCCTGTCGAAAAGCGTCCAGCCGACGGAGGATGCCCAACGATCAGCGGTCGGAGGTTGGCGACTCCGTTCGGCCCCCAGGGCCAAGGATGAGATCCAGAAGCACGCGGACCTCGCGATGGGCCTCGACCGGATGGCGCAACGGCAGTTCGGCGTGGACCTCGTACCGATTGCGACGCCCTTCCCGCACCCGAGAGAGATACCCCCCCTGCTCCAGATCGGCCACGATCCGCTGCACCGCTCGCTCGGTAATGCCGACCCGTTCGGCCACCTCGCGTAAAAGACTTTCCGGCTCTCGCGCGATGCAAAGCAAGACGTGGGCATGGTTACTGAGGAATGTCCAGTCGCTCCCTCCGGTGGTTTTCGAAATTGGCTCATCTCCCATCGCTTGACTCCCGATGGAATATGCGATAGATAATACGCGAAATCAGTGTCGCGTTTCAAAGAGCGTACGTCGGACCCCGTCCGAAGGGTTGCCCCAGTGTAACCCGTCGCAAGGGCCTTTGCCGATGAGGCGTTTCCTCGGCGCGTGGCTTCGAGGTTCTTTTTCTTCAGGAGAAGGGGGTCCGATGTGATCGACCGCAGGTCCGAGCGATGGGAATTTGTGCTCCTCGGGGCGATTGGGGGACTGACAGCCCTTTCAGCGGCTCTGGTGGTGGCCCAGGGGGTCTCGCCGATTCCGATGCGAGGGGCTGGGCTGGTGATTGACCGCCTCAGCGCCTCGTTGAGCTTGCTCGTGGCGTCGGTCGGGGCGATTACCTTTCGGTTCTCGCAGCGATACCTGGACGGTGATCCGGGGCGTCGGGCATTCCTGATTCGTCTGGCGGCGACGGTTGTGGCGGCATATCTCTTGATGCTGGCAGATCATCTGGTCGTGCTGGTGGGAGCCTGGACGTGCACGAGCCTGGGACTGCACGCCTTGTTGACCCACGAGCGAGGGCGAGCCGAGGCGCTTCGACCGGCCCGCAAGAAATTCCTCATTAGCCGGCTCGGCGACGTGGCTCTGATTGGGGCGATGGGGGTGATCGGCCTGGTCTGGGGCACTCTGGAGCTGTCGACCTTCCTGGAACGGGCGTCGAGCGGCGGGAACGATCTGGCGGTCGGGGTGGTGGCGATTCTGGTGGCGGTCGCGGCCCTGACCAAATCCGCCCAGTTTCCGTTTCATAGCTGGCTGCCCGAGACGATGGAGGCCCCCACGCCTGTCTCGGCTTTGATGCACGCAGGGATCATCAACGCGGGGGGGGCCCTGCTCTTGCGGTTTGCCCCGGTGATCGTTCAGGCGCCGGCGGCCCTGGTAATGCTAACCGGGGTGGGGACTCTGACCGTCGTGCTGGGGCTCTTGGCGATGTGGTCGCAGGTGAAGATCAAGCGAACGCTGGCCTGGTCCACGGTGGCTCAGATGGGCTTCATGATGGTGCAGTGCGGCTTGGCGGCGTTTCCGGCGGCCTGGCTTCACATTCTCGGGCACGGGTTGTACAAGGCGTGGAGCTTTTTGCGATCGGGCGAACTTCCCGGACCAATGCGCCCGATGGGCTCCTCCTCTCCGGGTCGGGTCCTGATCCTGGCCACGCTGGGAACGCTCGCGGCGATTCCGGCCTTGATGCTGGCGAATGCGGTGACGACCTTCGATCCGATGCACTCTCCCGGGGAACTGGCCCTGGCGGCGATCGTCGCGCTGGCGATCGGTCAACTTTGGGTCGCACTGCTGAGGAATCCCGGCGTCACGCCGGGGCGAGTGGTGGGAGCGATCGGAGGAACGATTGCGGTGGCCCTGCTCTCGTTCGAGTTGTACCACCTGGCCGGTCTCTTCCTGGCTCCGGTGCTGGGGCCGTTGGTGCTGCCGACGGGGCCGATCGCCTGGGTCTCGGCCGCGCTTCCGGTAGCGGCGATGGTGGCCTTGATCGTCTCGCAGAGCCTCATGCCGGTGCTCGTCAACCGATCGATCGGCCGAGCGTTTTACGTCCATGCCTTGAACGGTTTCTATTTCGGGGCGATTGCCGACGGTCTGGTTGACCGGGTCTGGAGCCGCCTCGCTCGATCGCGGAGGGGGGTTGAAGGTGCCTGAGACCTTGATCACGACGGAAGAGATTGACGGCCAACAGATTGCCTCGGTTCGAGGCATCGTCGATCGGGTCTGCCGACGCATTCCTCCGCTCTGGGATCTGGAAAATTACGTGGCGGTGAACCCCTTCCTCGGGTTCATTGAGCGGCCGATCGACGACGCCGCCCGATCGGTGCGTGATGCCCTCGGTGCTCGCGTCCTGCCCGAGCTTTCCGCTTACCGAGAGCGATTCGCGTCTGGGGCCTTCAACCGGGGCGACCTGGAGTCGGCCGCTCGCCGATCGGGGCATGCGGCCGATTCCCTCACGGCGATCCTGCGCGGGAACGATCCGATTCCCACCCGACCCGCCAGCTCGGTCCAGACCTTCACCGAACGGCTTGACCGAGAGCGAGGAACCACCTGGGACGATGCCGTCGTTCGGCAGATCACCCGTTGGTGTGCGGTGCATGCCTCGGGAGGGGGGACGTACTGGCGATTGCCGGGCAACCCGCTTGGGCTCTTTGCCTCGTGGCGCGAGGCCGCCCGCTACGACCGAAGCCTGGAAGTGCTCGGCCTGAAGGGGTGGAGAGCACAGATCGCCTCGCTTCCGGAAGATGCCACGGCGGCGATTGCAACCGTGCTGGATCGGCTGGGCATCGCA from Tautonia rosea includes these protein-coding regions:
- a CDS encoding FAD-binding domain-containing protein, with protein sequence MADASASSPWTPTRAEGLRRLNAFLPRAGRAYADSRNFDEGPGKHSHVSTLSPYLRHRLVREEEVIGEVLERYSLAQAEKFVQEVCWRTYWKGWLELRPGVWRSYRSDVVDLLAELERDRRLRDRWEAAISGRSGIECLDHWADELISTGYLHNHARMWFASLWIFTLRLPWALGADFFLRHLLDGDPASNTLSWRWVAGLQTQGKTYLASAGNIARFTSGRFRPTERFTTTAEPIPGPPPPRPRPLPPADRPGQGPVGLLVTEDDLDPTTLGLDPDQVVALAGIVNLDDRSPMPVGPLPRAFTHGAMDDALDRAARVFDAPTDRLDPIGDWLEPVLNWAKRHGIDRIVTAESPQGPARERVDALREPLREAGITLAVLRKEWDDAFWPFATAGFFRFKSEIPEVLDRLGLMTLR
- a CDS encoding helix-turn-helix transcriptional regulator, producing the protein MGDEPISKTTGGSDWTFLSNHAHVLLCIAREPESLLREVAERVGITERAVQRIVADLEQGGYLSRVREGRRNRYEVHAELPLRHPVEAHREVRVLLDLILGPGGRTESPTSDR
- a CDS encoding proton-conducting transporter transmembrane domain-containing protein → MIDRRSERWEFVLLGAIGGLTALSAALVVAQGVSPIPMRGAGLVIDRLSASLSLLVASVGAITFRFSQRYLDGDPGRRAFLIRLAATVVAAYLLMLADHLVVLVGAWTCTSLGLHALLTHERGRAEALRPARKKFLISRLGDVALIGAMGVIGLVWGTLELSTFLERASSGGNDLAVGVVAILVAVAALTKSAQFPFHSWLPETMEAPTPVSALMHAGIINAGGALLLRFAPVIVQAPAALVMLTGVGTLTVVLGLLAMWSQVKIKRTLAWSTVAQMGFMMVQCGLAAFPAAWLHILGHGLYKAWSFLRSGELPGPMRPMGSSSPGRVLILATLGTLAAIPALMLANAVTTFDPMHSPGELALAAIVALAIGQLWVALLRNPGVTPGRVVGAIGGTIAVALLSFELYHLAGLFLAPVLGPLVLPTGPIAWVSAALPVAAMVALIVSQSLMPVLVNRSIGRAFYVHALNGFYFGAIADGLVDRVWSRLARSRRGVEGA